One stretch of Nitrospirota bacterium DNA includes these proteins:
- the yaiO gene encoding YaiO family outer membrane beta-barrel protein, with protein sequence MKGGVAAAGFAVSILFGADSTLARESEFPWKSSARYEFQRFEKDQADWHVFTGSLERKFAPASLILEGFRVSRFGKWDEGVALDSYFGLWSRAYGNLRVQGVFDPDVMPTADVYAELFQGFGGGWEVSASYRNMMFKESVVNMPGISLGRYLGNWYLRGRAFANPSHGEIGYRGAGSARYFFESGDDFVEIGGALGRQVIVLGPGPRLDLRYATDILARAQRYFSRHLGVSLLVSFNDAERTPWGVGASVGVLGRW encoded by the coding sequence ATGAAGGGTGGGGTGGCCGCGGCGGGATTTGCTGTTTCGATCCTCTTCGGAGCCGATTCGACGTTGGCCCGTGAGAGTGAGTTTCCCTGGAAGTCCTCCGCTCGGTACGAGTTTCAGCGGTTCGAAAAGGATCAAGCCGACTGGCACGTGTTCACCGGTAGCCTCGAGCGGAAGTTCGCTCCGGCCTCGCTGATTTTGGAGGGTTTTCGAGTCTCCCGATTCGGCAAATGGGATGAGGGAGTGGCGCTCGACTCCTACTTCGGCCTTTGGAGCCGGGCCTATGGCAATCTCAGAGTCCAGGGGGTGTTCGATCCCGACGTCATGCCGACGGCGGATGTGTACGCGGAGTTGTTCCAAGGCTTTGGAGGGGGCTGGGAGGTTTCCGCCAGTTATAGAAACATGATGTTCAAGGAGAGCGTAGTGAACATGCCGGGAATTTCCCTCGGCCGCTATCTCGGGAACTGGTACCTGCGGGGGCGGGCCTTCGCCAACCCCAGCCACGGTGAAATCGGATATCGGGGCGCCGGCTCGGCGAGATACTTCTTCGAATCGGGGGATGATTTCGTGGAGATCGGCGGCGCCCTTGGGCGGCAGGTGATCGTCCTGGGACCCGGGCCCCGGCTGGATCTCCGATACGCCACTGACATTCTTGCGAGGGCGCAACGGTACTTTTCCAGGCATCTAGGGGTGTCGCTGCTCGTGTCCTTCAATGATGCCGAGCGGACTCCTTGGGGAGTCGGTGCGAGCGTGGGCGTACTCGGCCGATGGTAG
- a CDS encoding HEPN domain-containing protein, giving the protein MACFHAQQCVEKYLKGFLVLHRITFPKTHDLEHLLSEAVEKDPLMEVLRRDTAALKPYSVEIRYPGEEASPAEARTAAQRMKRVRGFLRKKLGLSGDPVRRKRK; this is encoded by the coding sequence GTGGCTTGTTTCCACGCGCAGCAATGTGTCGAGAAATACCTGAAAGGCTTTCTGGTTCTTCACCGGATCACGTTTCCGAAGACGCACGATCTGGAGCATCTCCTGAGTGAAGCTGTCGAGAAGGATCCCCTTATGGAAGTACTCCGCCGCGACACTGCGGCTCTGAAACCCTATTCCGTCGAGATCCGATACCCTGGGGAGGAAGCCTCCCCCGCCGAGGCGCGCACAGCCGCGCAGCGAATGAAGCGAGTGCGGGGTTTCCTCCGAAAAAAGCTCGGGCTATCGGGAGATCCCGTCCGCAGGAAAAGGAAATAG
- a CDS encoding glycosyltransferase family 2 protein, translating into MWQAIGAINAIVLLYFVLLNTAYLITSLFAFGALRRYAKRMRALDFENLIASAGPPPITLIAPAFNEEKTCVDAVRSFLGLRYSDYDVLLVNDGSRDRTLDRMKEAFDLAPAARYPTSEIPTKRVRGTYRSRRHPNLWVIDKDNGGKADALNAGINFCRTPLYCAMDADSVLERDGLLRIVRPFMEDATTVAAGGIIRVVNGCRVVQGRVTSVGLPRKFLARIQVLEYLRAFLSGRMGWDAMDSTLIISGAFGLFKRGPVVEVGGYATDTVGEDMELVVRLHRYCREKGMKYKISFVPDPVAWTECPESIKQLARQRDRWQRGLMDSLLRHSRMLLNPRYGRIGLIAFPYFFFLEMLGPVIELGGYLAFIGTVALGNTPPSYVFAFLMVAVVFGVSLSIMAVGLEELSMRRYPKTGDLFRLFLLAFAENFGYRQFSTYWRVRGFLSSVRGVKTWGTLARKGFETERATA; encoded by the coding sequence ATATGGCAGGCGATCGGCGCGATCAATGCGATCGTCCTCCTGTACTTCGTGCTGCTCAACACGGCCTACCTGATCACCAGCCTATTCGCCTTTGGCGCCCTCCGGCGATACGCGAAGCGGATGCGGGCCCTCGATTTCGAAAATCTCATCGCGTCGGCGGGTCCCCCTCCCATCACCCTGATCGCGCCCGCGTTCAACGAGGAAAAAACCTGCGTGGATGCGGTGCGGTCCTTTCTCGGGCTCCGCTATTCCGACTACGATGTCCTGCTGGTGAACGACGGTTCCCGGGATCGCACCTTGGATCGCATGAAAGAGGCGTTCGATCTCGCTCCCGCCGCGAGGTATCCGACGTCCGAAATTCCCACCAAACGGGTGAGGGGTACCTATCGCAGCCGGCGGCATCCCAATCTTTGGGTGATCGACAAGGACAATGGCGGGAAGGCCGATGCCTTGAACGCCGGCATCAATTTCTGCCGGACGCCCCTCTACTGCGCGATGGACGCCGACAGCGTTCTGGAACGCGATGGGCTCCTTCGCATCGTCCGCCCCTTCATGGAGGATGCGACGACCGTCGCCGCCGGGGGGATCATTCGTGTCGTGAACGGGTGCAGGGTCGTGCAGGGCCGCGTCACCTCCGTTGGGCTTCCGCGAAAATTCCTGGCCCGGATACAGGTCCTGGAGTATCTCCGTGCTTTCTTGTCGGGACGCATGGGTTGGGATGCGATGGATTCCACCCTGATCATTTCGGGAGCCTTCGGGCTGTTCAAGCGCGGGCCCGTGGTGGAGGTGGGCGGTTATGCCACGGATACGGTGGGGGAAGACATGGAGCTGGTGGTACGCCTGCACCGGTACTGCCGCGAGAAAGGCATGAAATACAAGATATCCTTCGTTCCCGATCCGGTGGCGTGGACGGAATGTCCCGAATCGATCAAACAGCTCGCCCGCCAGAGGGATCGCTGGCAGCGGGGCTTAATGGACTCGTTGCTTCGGCATTCACGAATGTTGCTCAACCCGCGTTACGGGCGAATTGGGCTGATCGCTTTCCCGTATTTCTTCTTTCTGGAAATGTTGGGTCCGGTGATCGAACTGGGAGGTTATCTGGCGTTCATCGGCACCGTGGCCCTGGGGAACACGCCTCCGTCCTATGTCTTCGCCTTCCTGATGGTGGCCGTGGTCTTCGGTGTTTCGCTCTCGATCATGGCGGTTGGATTGGAGGAACTCTCAATGAGGAGGTATCCGAAGACCGGCGACCTGTTTCGGTTGTTCCTTCTCGCCTTCGCCGAGAACTTCGGCTACCGCCAATTCTCGACCTACTGGCGGGTTCGCGGATTTCTCTCGTCCGTCCGGGGGGTGAAGACCTGGGGAACGCTGGCTCGCAAGGGCTTTGAGACGGAGAGGGCGACGGCGTGA
- a CDS encoding lipoate--protein ligase family protein: MTRIQVLNRTCPSPKEDLELDDRLLDECDRGKHGPALRFWESPVHCVVLGTSSQPERDVNDSECERLNISILRRSSGGGTVLIGPGCLNFSLVLPIPESGPLRNIQDTTCFILTRHRAALEPILGAPIESQGTSDLTLGGRKFSGNAQRRKRRALLFHGTFLYDFDLSLVERVLHAPLRQPAYRSERSHKDFLINLPLLPGRIRKVLEGAWSSGYSESLQVCSAPTRSDSTHPSNSKAN; the protein is encoded by the coding sequence GTGACACGAATTCAGGTCCTCAACCGGACCTGTCCCTCACCCAAGGAAGACCTCGAACTCGACGACCGCTTGCTTGACGAATGCGACCGCGGCAAGCATGGGCCGGCACTTCGATTCTGGGAGTCTCCAGTGCATTGCGTCGTCCTCGGCACCTCGTCCCAACCGGAGCGAGACGTCAACGACTCTGAGTGTGAGCGGCTGAACATTTCGATTCTGAGGCGCTCCAGCGGTGGCGGAACCGTACTCATCGGTCCCGGCTGCCTGAACTTCTCTCTTGTGCTCCCCATTCCAGAATCCGGCCCCCTCCGGAACATCCAGGACACAACCTGTTTCATCCTCACTCGCCACCGTGCCGCGTTGGAGCCAATTCTCGGAGCGCCGATCGAATCCCAGGGAACAAGCGATCTCACTCTGGGAGGCCGCAAGTTCTCCGGTAATGCCCAGCGCCGCAAGCGCCGCGCCCTCCTCTTCCACGGAACGTTCCTGTACGATTTCGATCTCTCCCTCGTTGAGCGGGTCCTCCACGCACCGCTTCGGCAGCCTGCCTATCGATCCGAGCGATCCCACAAGGATTTCCTGATAAACCTGCCCCTGCTGCCCGGACGGATCAGAAAGGTCTTGGAAGGCGCTTGGTCCTCTGGTTATTCCGAAAGTCTCCAAGTTTGCTCTGCTCCCACACGCTCCGATTCCACCCACCCCTCAAATTCGAAAGCCAATTGA
- a CDS encoding nucleotidyltransferase domain-containing protein gives MQEIARKIVENFRPDKIILFGSHAYGKPGPDSDVDLLVIMRSRKRPAARATDISLACHPGTISMDILVRTPSEIERLRTGFRPFWQEVLAKGKILYDRNGKS, from the coding sequence TTGCAAGAGATAGCAAGGAAGATTGTCGAGAACTTTCGTCCCGACAAGATCATTCTGTTCGGCTCCCATGCCTACGGCAAGCCTGGCCCGGATAGCGACGTGGACCTTCTGGTCATCATGAGGAGTCGCAAACGTCCTGCGGCACGGGCAACAGACATTTCTCTGGCTTGCCACCCTGGGACCATCTCCATGGACATCTTGGTTCGAACACCTTCCGAAATTGAACGGCTCAGAACAGGATTTCGGCCTTTCTGGCAAGAAGTGCTGGCCAAGGGCAAGATCCTTTACGATAGAAATGGCAAGAGCTAG